One window of Nocardioides dongkuii genomic DNA carries:
- a CDS encoding class I adenylate-forming enzyme family protein, whose protein sequence is MKTDPAVAEDYRRQGWWSTRTVGELVRGLAGTRPDAIAYVDDHRRWSWRDYDATADRIAAFLTGLGVGPGERVAVHLPDGGLLHATYTACERAGVIAVGVPARAGDKEVAQLLVRTGARVILMPPELRGRPGREVVAAVLAQQAELDVAVEVQVDGHAQAYRWSTGRTGQQGEPVEVVPETDPARALGPEDVWLLNSTSGTTGLPKAVMQTQNRWFYLARAAADGARVTGEDVVLSAIPGPYGFGLWTAHMLPAMLGARCCLTERFSPDDTLRMIERERVTVLACVTTQLVMMMRSPLFGLLDLSSLRAVFTGGERVPTEKADLWERSTGSTVLQFYGSNEAGPFSCTRLDDDRDTRLTTAGRVLDGVVWQLLDRTDEEVEVGGSGVIARGQATLKSPGAHGGYWEDPAANQELYTDDGFLVLPDVVTIDPDDRVCVVGRKSDFIIRGGKNISASVVEEEVTAHPAVHLAVAVAVPDETFGERVGVAVALEDAASSLTLDQVVRFLRDRGVSMEYLPEHLLVLEEIPMSLGAKADKRRIKTLFEEAQPHAAR, encoded by the coding sequence GTGAAGACCGATCCCGCCGTCGCCGAGGACTACCGTCGCCAGGGCTGGTGGTCCACCCGGACCGTCGGGGAGCTGGTGCGGGGCCTGGCGGGCACCCGGCCCGACGCGATCGCCTACGTGGACGACCACCGCCGGTGGAGCTGGCGCGACTACGACGCCACCGCGGACCGCATCGCCGCCTTCCTCACCGGCCTGGGCGTGGGCCCGGGCGAGCGCGTCGCCGTGCATCTTCCGGACGGCGGTCTGCTCCACGCCACGTACACCGCGTGCGAACGAGCAGGCGTGATCGCGGTCGGCGTCCCGGCACGGGCCGGCGACAAGGAGGTCGCCCAGCTGCTGGTGCGGACCGGTGCCCGGGTCATCCTGATGCCCCCGGAGCTCCGGGGCCGACCCGGCCGCGAGGTCGTCGCTGCCGTGCTGGCCCAGCAGGCGGAGCTCGACGTGGCCGTCGAGGTGCAGGTGGACGGCCACGCGCAGGCGTACCGCTGGTCGACCGGGCGGACCGGTCAGCAGGGCGAGCCGGTCGAGGTGGTCCCCGAGACGGATCCCGCCCGCGCGCTGGGACCGGAGGACGTGTGGCTCCTCAACTCGACCTCCGGGACGACGGGTCTGCCGAAGGCCGTGATGCAGACCCAGAACCGGTGGTTCTACCTCGCTCGAGCTGCCGCGGACGGCGCCCGGGTGACGGGGGAGGACGTGGTGCTCTCGGCGATCCCAGGTCCCTACGGGTTCGGGCTCTGGACCGCGCACATGCTGCCGGCCATGCTCGGCGCCCGGTGCTGCCTCACGGAGCGCTTCTCGCCGGACGACACCCTGCGCATGATCGAGCGCGAGCGAGTCACCGTGCTCGCCTGTGTGACCACCCAGCTGGTGATGATGATGAGGAGTCCGTTGTTCGGGCTGCTCGACCTGTCGTCGCTGCGTGCCGTCTTCACCGGCGGCGAGCGCGTTCCCACGGAGAAGGCGGACCTGTGGGAGCGGTCGACGGGCTCCACGGTGCTCCAGTTCTACGGGTCCAACGAGGCGGGGCCGTTCTCGTGCACCCGGCTCGACGACGACCGCGACACCCGCCTCACCACCGCCGGACGGGTCCTGGACGGCGTCGTCTGGCAGCTCCTGGACCGCACCGACGAGGAGGTCGAGGTCGGCGGATCCGGGGTGATCGCCCGGGGACAGGCCACTCTGAAGAGTCCCGGGGCCCACGGCGGCTACTGGGAGGACCCGGCCGCCAACCAGGAGCTCTACACCGACGACGGCTTCCTCGTCCTGCCCGACGTCGTGACGATCGACCCCGACGACCGGGTGTGCGTGGTCGGGCGGAAGTCGGACTTCATCATCCGCGGGGGGAAGAACATCAGCGCCTCGGTCGTGGAGGAGGAGGTCACCGCGCACCCCGCCGTGCACCTGGCCGTGGCCGTGGCCGTGCCGGACGAGACGTTCGGCGAGCGGGTGGGCGTCGCCGTCGCCCTGGAGGACGCCGCGTCGTCCCTGACCCTGGATCAGGTGGTGCGCTTCCTGCGGGACCGTGGCGTGAGCATGGAGTACCTGCCCGAGCACCTGCTCGTCCTCGAGGAGATCCCGATGTCCTTGGGGGCCAAGGCCGACAAGCGGCGGATCAAGACCCTCTTCGAGGAGGCGCAGCCCCACGCTGCGCGGTGA
- a CDS encoding SDR family NAD(P)-dependent oxidoreductase: protein MGEAPVAVVTGAAGGIGRAVVRNLLDRGHRVLAVDRDPVGLEAVREHQVETLVLDLATPSSAGAIVQRALAWAGRIDTLALVAGVAQLGRTETVTVAQWDEVMEVNLRAPFLLAQAAMPELVRSRGSIVAVASVAGLQGWAYGAAYAASKAGLVGVMRSLAQEYGGLGVRVNVVAPGGVETDMASDRRLTDDLDPTVRKRSTGLEGRRARPAEVADVICYLASPEAGFVNGAVVPVDGGAFA from the coding sequence GTGGGTGAGGCACCCGTCGCGGTCGTGACCGGCGCGGCCGGGGGCATCGGCCGTGCCGTCGTACGGAACCTGCTCGACCGCGGCCACCGGGTGCTCGCGGTGGACCGTGACCCTGTCGGGCTGGAGGCGGTGCGAGAGCATCAGGTCGAGACCCTGGTCCTCGATCTCGCAACGCCCTCCTCGGCGGGCGCGATCGTCCAGCGAGCCCTCGCGTGGGCGGGCCGCATCGACACCCTCGCCCTGGTGGCGGGCGTCGCCCAGCTGGGCCGGACGGAGACCGTCACCGTCGCGCAGTGGGACGAGGTGATGGAGGTCAACCTGCGGGCTCCGTTCCTCCTCGCCCAGGCGGCCATGCCGGAGCTGGTCCGGTCCCGCGGCAGCATCGTGGCGGTCGCGTCGGTCGCCGGCCTCCAGGGCTGGGCGTACGGCGCCGCGTACGCCGCCTCGAAGGCCGGGCTCGTCGGCGTCATGCGCTCGCTGGCCCAGGAGTACGGCGGACTCGGCGTGCGGGTCAACGTGGTGGCCCCCGGCGGAGTGGAGACCGACATGGCCAGCGACCGCCGCCTGACCGACGATCTCGACCCGACCGTGCGCAAGCGGTCCACCGGGCTCGAGGGTCGGCGCGCACGACCCGCCGAGGTGGCTGACGTGATCTGCTACCTGGCCTCGCCCGAGGCCGGCTTCGTCAACGGAGCCGTCGTCCCCGTGGACGGCGGGGCCTTTGCATGA
- a CDS encoding class I adenylate-forming enzyme family protein — MSTNTLTPRTTFPQGAAPEPGSPHEEYVAERLTEVGTWGTDSLSDHVRRHAVERPDRIAYVEGDLRTTWREFDAMADHYARVLVSAGVAVDDRVAVLFPDGPTVHALYVGVERAGAIIVGIGPRAGLMEVRHLLQVSGATTLVTAADLHGKDMVEMAATLVSEGLELARHVVVQPHAPFDVLVDGTPVATDGPGLAEVSPARQRGIGELFMLNSTSGTTGMPKCVTHNQNRWFYYHEQVLAAGEFSADDVFLALIPAPFGFGLWTSHFTPIILGATTVVMSRFNADEAMRLVEREGATVLTCVSTQFIMMLNSEAMGQADTSSLRCMFTGGEAIPFDRAARFEDSAGATVLNFYGSNETGTLSYTTFDDSRELRLTTGGRVVGEMQVRLFDEHGADVTATGGPGQAACRGPATSWGYYADRGANESLFTADGWMLTGDICTIDADGYLRVVDRKADFIIRGGKNISAAAVEEQVGRHPAVSMVAAVPVADEVFGERVCAVIVLRAGHELDLADLQRVLAANDVSKELWPERLVFVDELPRASGGKVAKSVLKKSLRG, encoded by the coding sequence ATGAGCACGAACACACTGACACCCCGCACGACCTTCCCGCAGGGCGCCGCCCCGGAGCCCGGATCGCCGCATGAGGAGTACGTCGCGGAGCGGCTGACCGAGGTCGGCACCTGGGGCACCGACAGCCTCTCCGACCACGTCCGCCGGCACGCGGTCGAGCGCCCCGACCGGATCGCCTACGTCGAGGGCGACCTGCGCACGACGTGGCGCGAGTTCGACGCGATGGCCGACCACTACGCACGGGTGCTCGTGTCGGCCGGCGTCGCCGTGGACGACCGCGTCGCGGTGCTCTTCCCCGACGGCCCCACGGTCCACGCGCTCTACGTCGGCGTCGAGCGGGCCGGCGCGATCATCGTCGGCATCGGACCCCGGGCCGGGCTCATGGAGGTCCGGCACCTGCTGCAGGTCTCGGGCGCGACGACCCTGGTCACCGCGGCCGACCTGCACGGCAAGGACATGGTGGAGATGGCCGCCACCCTGGTCTCCGAGGGACTCGAGCTGGCCCGCCACGTGGTCGTGCAGCCGCACGCGCCGTTCGACGTCCTCGTCGACGGCACCCCGGTGGCGACGGACGGGCCCGGCCTGGCCGAGGTGTCTCCCGCACGGCAGCGGGGGATCGGCGAGCTCTTCATGCTCAACTCGACCTCGGGCACCACGGGGATGCCCAAGTGCGTGACCCACAACCAGAACCGCTGGTTCTACTACCACGAGCAGGTCCTGGCGGCGGGGGAGTTCTCGGCGGACGACGTGTTCCTGGCGCTGATCCCCGCCCCGTTCGGCTTCGGGCTGTGGACCAGCCACTTCACGCCGATCATCCTCGGCGCCACCACCGTGGTGATGTCGCGGTTCAACGCCGACGAGGCGATGCGGCTCGTCGAACGCGAGGGCGCCACGGTCCTGACCTGCGTCTCGACGCAGTTCATCATGATGCTGAACTCCGAGGCGATGGGCCAGGCCGACACCTCCTCGCTGCGCTGCATGTTCACCGGCGGGGAGGCCATCCCGTTCGACCGCGCCGCGCGGTTCGAGGACTCGGCCGGGGCGACCGTCCTGAACTTCTACGGGTCCAACGAGACCGGCACCCTCAGCTACACCACGTTCGACGACAGCCGCGAGCTGCGGCTGACCACCGGCGGGCGGGTGGTGGGCGAGATGCAGGTGCGGTTGTTCGACGAGCACGGTGCGGACGTCACCGCGACGGGAGGACCCGGGCAGGCGGCCTGCCGGGGACCGGCGACGTCCTGGGGCTACTACGCCGACCGGGGCGCCAACGAGTCGCTCTTCACGGCTGACGGCTGGATGCTCACCGGCGACATCTGCACCATCGACGCGGACGGCTACCTCAGGGTCGTGGACCGCAAGGCCGACTTCATCATCCGCGGGGGCAAGAACATCTCCGCGGCCGCCGTCGAGGAGCAGGTGGGCCGGCATCCCGCCGTGAGCATGGTGGCCGCCGTCCCCGTGGCCGACGAGGTCTTCGGCGAGCGGGTGTGCGCCGTGATCGTGCTGCGCGCCGGTCACGAGCTCGACCTGGCCGACCTGCAACGCGTCCTGGCGGCCAACGACGTCTCCAAGGAGCTCTGGCCCGAGCGTCTCGTCTTCGTCGACGAGCTGCCGCGCGCCTCCGGTGGCAAGGTCGCCAAGTCCGTGCTGAAGAAGAGCCTGCGTGGGTGA
- a CDS encoding ATP-binding cassette domain-containing protein → MGTDAVGNRLSVSGLTVRYGPVTALNSVDLVFAPGKVTAVVGPNSAGKSSLLQAIAGAVPSSGVVTLGDQDLSGAKPAVRARTGIGLVPQGRQIFPTLTVRENLAVYAEVLSQGSDAVESALERFPRLMERRDTYAGNLSGGEQQMLAVTRAMMTDCKVLLFDEMTTGLAPLIVQQLLRVARDLASRGAAVVLAEASSTVIRGEVDHGVVLLRGQVVDQVEGGADLDRAYRTAMGMGS, encoded by the coding sequence GTGGGGACCGACGCCGTCGGGAACCGGCTGTCGGTCTCGGGGCTCACCGTCCGCTACGGGCCCGTCACCGCGCTCAACAGCGTCGACCTGGTGTTCGCGCCCGGCAAGGTGACCGCCGTCGTGGGGCCCAACAGCGCCGGCAAGAGCAGCCTTCTCCAGGCGATCGCCGGAGCCGTGCCGAGCAGCGGTGTCGTCACGCTCGGCGACCAGGACCTCTCCGGCGCCAAGCCTGCGGTCCGGGCGCGCACCGGCATCGGCCTGGTGCCGCAGGGGCGCCAGATCTTCCCGACGCTGACGGTGCGGGAGAACCTGGCGGTCTACGCCGAGGTCCTCTCCCAGGGCTCCGACGCCGTGGAGTCCGCACTCGAGCGCTTCCCCAGGCTGATGGAGCGCCGCGACACCTACGCCGGCAACCTGAGCGGCGGGGAGCAGCAGATGCTGGCGGTGACGCGGGCGATGATGACGGACTGCAAGGTCCTGCTCTTCGACGAGATGACCACCGGCCTGGCCCCGCTGATCGTGCAGCAGCTGCTGCGCGTCGCCCGGGACCTGGCGTCCCGCGGAGCGGCGGTGGTCCTGGCCGAGGCCTCGAGCACCGTGATCCGGGGAGAGGTCGACCACGGGGTGGTGCTGCTGCGCGGCCAGGTCGTCGACCAGGTCGAGGGGGGCGCCGACCTCGACCGCGCGTACCGGACCGCCATGGGCATGGGTTCGTGA
- a CDS encoding ABC transporter ATP-binding protein, whose amino-acid sequence MSTALLTCVGVNKSYGGVQAVKDVAISVAAGEIVGLVGPNGAGKTTLVDVITGQQQADTGDIRISGTRLTGPPSVRARRAGFARTFQHPQLALDMTIRENLLIGAVGGSMGRLPGVLRRVATGMFVPTAGADEQRVRDVAADFGLTGLHRLVADLTLGEQRLVEVARAMLRVPQVLLLDEPFAGGDLRGVGAMTRGLERVLDRGCGVLLVDHNIDIVAGLVHRMVLMDQGAVVFEGPPDVALASQEMRDVYFGGHSA is encoded by the coding sequence GTGAGCACGGCACTGCTGACCTGCGTCGGGGTCAACAAGAGCTACGGCGGGGTGCAGGCGGTCAAGGACGTCGCGATCAGCGTCGCCGCCGGCGAGATCGTCGGCCTCGTCGGGCCCAACGGCGCCGGCAAGACCACGCTCGTCGACGTGATCACCGGGCAGCAGCAGGCCGACACCGGGGACATCCGGATCTCCGGCACCCGGCTGACCGGTCCGCCCTCCGTGCGGGCCCGGCGTGCCGGGTTCGCCCGGACCTTCCAGCACCCGCAGCTGGCCCTGGACATGACCATCCGGGAGAACCTGCTCATCGGCGCGGTCGGCGGCTCCATGGGCCGGCTGCCCGGAGTCCTGCGCAGGGTCGCCACCGGCATGTTCGTGCCCACCGCGGGCGCGGACGAGCAGCGGGTGCGCGACGTCGCCGCGGACTTCGGCCTCACCGGCCTGCACCGGCTGGTGGCGGACCTGACCCTCGGCGAGCAGCGCCTCGTGGAGGTGGCGCGGGCGATGCTCCGCGTGCCGCAGGTGCTGCTGCTCGACGAGCCGTTCGCGGGCGGGGACCTGCGCGGGGTCGGGGCGATGACCCGCGGCCTCGAGCGGGTGCTCGACCGCGGGTGCGGCGTGCTCCTGGTCGACCACAACATCGACATCGTGGCCGGGCTCGTCCACCGGATGGTCCTCATGGACCAGGGCGCCGTCGTCTTCGAGGGGCCGCCGGACGTGGCTCTGGCCAGCCAGGAAATGCGTGACGTCTACTTCGGAGGACACAGTGCCTGA
- a CDS encoding branched-chain amino acid ABC transporter permease, producing the protein MTATSLGRDEKQQPRKQAGIGAALARHRWKLEAAGSAVFVLLALSYSTGASYKQDYVVLICTYALLALGMYIPFIMSGSLSLAYNAYLGIGAYACAMVSTEYGWSSLWGIPIAVALSAAIAWLLGMATKRLRGFYLAGVTLLFGMAFQVFLLDEEGLTGGATGMAVRRPTFLDHDFDRTQIMVAGLVVVWVVALLMSRLRQSPFGIVVRLRKDVPEVVESSGVNTGTISLVSLAVGAGIAALGGSLFGLMSGVAQPGSFNLHIIFLAIFMPLLGGQASPWGAVIGAVIVVVFTFELDVLAESGTLVFAIAILLVLRFAPHGLLGLLGMLGELVRRTTGRRHPEEGRS; encoded by the coding sequence ATGACGGCGACATCGCTCGGCAGGGACGAGAAGCAGCAGCCCCGGAAGCAGGCCGGTATCGGGGCCGCGTTGGCCCGACACCGGTGGAAGCTGGAGGCGGCCGGGAGCGCGGTGTTCGTGCTGCTGGCCCTGTCCTACAGCACCGGAGCGAGCTACAAGCAGGACTACGTGGTGCTGATCTGCACCTACGCCCTGCTCGCCCTGGGCATGTACATCCCCTTCATCATGAGCGGCTCGCTGTCGCTCGCCTACAACGCCTACCTCGGCATCGGTGCCTACGCCTGCGCGATGGTCAGCACCGAGTACGGGTGGTCCTCGCTCTGGGGCATCCCGATCGCCGTGGCGCTCTCGGCAGCCATCGCCTGGTTGCTGGGCATGGCGACGAAGCGGCTGCGCGGGTTCTACCTCGCGGGCGTGACGCTGCTCTTCGGCATGGCCTTCCAGGTCTTCCTGCTCGACGAGGAGGGGCTGACCGGCGGGGCCACCGGCATGGCGGTACGCCGCCCGACCTTCCTCGACCACGACTTCGACCGGACCCAGATCATGGTGGCCGGCCTGGTGGTGGTGTGGGTGGTGGCACTGCTGATGTCGCGCCTGCGCCAGTCGCCGTTCGGCATCGTGGTCAGGCTCCGCAAGGACGTGCCCGAGGTGGTGGAGTCCAGCGGCGTCAACACCGGCACCATCTCGCTGGTCTCCCTCGCGGTCGGCGCCGGCATCGCCGCCCTCGGCGGCTCGCTCTTCGGCCTGATGAGCGGCGTCGCGCAGCCGGGGTCCTTCAACCTGCACATCATCTTCCTGGCGATCTTCATGCCGCTGCTGGGCGGCCAGGCCTCCCCGTGGGGCGCCGTGATCGGCGCCGTCATCGTGGTCGTCTTCACCTTCGAGCTCGACGTGCTGGCGGAGTCCGGGACGCTCGTGTTCGCGATCGCCATCCTGCTGGTGCTGAGGTTCGCCCCGCACGGCCTGCTGGGTCTGCTGGGCATGTTGGGGGAGCTCGTGCGAAGAACGACAGGACGTCGACACCCTGAGGAGGGACGGTCGTGA
- a CDS encoding branched-chain amino acid ABC transporter permease, with translation MPAQLWVSVIELGCFAGLLGLGYYLVLRGADIFLFILGSLGMFAAMFGSHLMSANGWPWPLAIGVGVLASVVIAVLTERLIVRPIHQRTNGEETPSIIAVVAILFALEQLAGTLFGRTPRAGHTLWDAEFTVAGARVTGQSVLLVGATLVAFVAVGWWMRNTASGRMLRAVGDNEHAAQMMGVPVERIRLTAFALAGLLGGIAGTLFAAKAGVAYTSGLQWTLVGFLAVIVGGLGRVWAPLVGALIVAALQTWTVYQFGHAVRDYTTLGLALVFFALRPEGIFQTKVRL, from the coding sequence ATGCCAGCCCAGCTATGGGTCTCGGTGATCGAGCTCGGGTGCTTCGCGGGCCTCTTGGGGCTCGGGTACTACCTGGTGCTCAGGGGAGCGGACATCTTCTTGTTCATCCTCGGGTCGCTCGGGATGTTCGCTGCCATGTTCGGCTCGCACCTGATGAGTGCGAACGGGTGGCCCTGGCCGCTCGCCATCGGGGTGGGGGTGCTCGCCTCGGTCGTGATCGCGGTGCTCACCGAGCGCCTGATCGTGCGGCCGATCCACCAGCGGACGAACGGGGAGGAGACCCCGTCGATCATCGCGGTCGTCGCCATCCTCTTCGCGCTCGAGCAGCTGGCGGGGACGCTTTTCGGGCGTACGCCCCGGGCCGGGCACACCCTGTGGGACGCCGAGTTCACCGTCGCGGGCGCCCGGGTGACGGGGCAGTCCGTGCTCCTGGTCGGCGCCACGCTCGTCGCCTTCGTGGCGGTGGGCTGGTGGATGCGCAACACCGCCTCGGGACGGATGCTGCGTGCCGTCGGTGACAACGAGCACGCCGCCCAGATGATGGGGGTCCCGGTCGAGCGCATCCGCCTCACGGCGTTCGCGCTGGCCGGTCTGCTCGGCGGGATCGCGGGCACGCTGTTCGCGGCCAAGGCGGGCGTGGCCTACACCAGCGGGCTCCAGTGGACCCTGGTCGGCTTCCTCGCCGTGATCGTCGGGGGCCTGGGCCGCGTCTGGGCCCCCCTCGTGGGCGCGCTGATCGTGGCGGCCCTGCAGACGTGGACGGTCTACCAGTTCGGGCACGCGGTCCGGGACTACACGACCCTGGGCCTCGCGCTGGTCTTCTTCGCGCTCCGGCCCGAGGGAATCTTCCAGACGAAGGTGCGGCTATGA
- a CDS encoding ABC transporter substrate-binding protein codes for MKLTKSLAALASASLLLTACGGGDSGASENEIVLGIVTDSSGGASAYSPFTEAGIQLAVDEINDAGGIDGKKIRVVEESDGSDTTQTPTIARRLIDDGAQVLVLNSGSASAIAAKVVCVEEDILCVAPTNLSSSIVEEPDNENIFILGPTSTGIGDAFAEGMSAAGYEKVAVIADDVATIQDYVPAIVGPIEEAGVSEVAEEKVAADASDVSAQIARVKDSDPDVVLVMSLGGQTEAVVQNALHRAMPDVPRFSLASIGNQPATWELADEGALEGVVFAGSIDPANKRTAEFADKLAEVGGEHSELTAYGPQGYDAVQLISQAIEAAGGASDKGAVTDAFMELSGYQAHYGQDAYTMSFAEDKHVGADGNCGLVLAQFGADNKPGEAWAEYQPSCD; via the coding sequence GTGAAGCTCACGAAGTCCCTGGCCGCCCTGGCGTCAGCGAGCCTGCTGCTCACCGCGTGCGGGGGCGGTGACTCCGGCGCCTCCGAGAACGAGATCGTCCTGGGCATCGTCACCGACAGCTCCGGCGGCGCCTCGGCGTACTCGCCCTTCACCGAGGCGGGGATCCAGCTGGCCGTCGACGAGATCAACGACGCCGGCGGGATCGACGGCAAGAAGATCCGGGTGGTCGAGGAGAGCGACGGCAGCGACACCACGCAGACCCCGACCATCGCCCGCCGCCTCATCGACGACGGCGCCCAGGTGCTGGTGCTCAACTCCGGCTCCGCGTCCGCGATCGCCGCGAAGGTCGTCTGTGTCGAGGAGGACATCCTCTGCGTCGCTCCGACGAACCTGAGCTCCTCGATCGTCGAGGAGCCCGACAACGAGAACATCTTCATTCTGGGCCCGACCAGCACCGGCATCGGTGACGCCTTCGCCGAGGGCATGAGCGCCGCGGGCTACGAGAAGGTCGCCGTGATCGCCGACGACGTCGCCACCATCCAGGACTACGTGCCCGCCATCGTCGGCCCGATCGAGGAGGCCGGCGTCAGCGAGGTCGCCGAGGAGAAGGTGGCCGCCGACGCCTCCGACGTGAGCGCACAGATCGCCCGCGTCAAGGACTCCGACCCCGACGTCGTCCTGGTGATGTCGCTGGGCGGCCAGACCGAGGCGGTCGTGCAGAACGCGCTCCACCGGGCCATGCCCGACGTGCCCCGCTTCTCCCTCGCCTCCATCGGCAACCAGCCCGCGACCTGGGAGCTCGCCGACGAGGGCGCGCTCGAGGGCGTCGTCTTCGCCGGCAGCATCGACCCCGCCAACAAGCGCACCGCCGAGTTCGCCGACAAGCTCGCCGAGGTCGGGGGCGAGCACAGCGAGCTCACCGCGTACGGACCGCAGGGCTACGACGCCGTCCAGCTGATCTCCCAGGCCATCGAGGCCGCGGGTGGCGCCAGCGACAAGGGCGCCGTCACCGACGCCTTCATGGAGCTGAGCGGCTACCAGGCGCACTACGGCCAGGACGCCTACACGATGTCCTTCGCCGAGGACAAGCACGTCGGTGCGGACGGCAACTGCGGCCTGGTCCTGGCGCAGTTCGGGGCCGACAACAAGCCGGGCGAGGCCTGGGCCGAGTACCAGCCCTCCTGCGACTGA
- a CDS encoding TIGR03619 family F420-dependent LLM class oxidoreductase → MTTVSLQMFGLPLADYLPVAQLADSLGFETLWLSDHVVTPADYAKLYPYSGDGDPGYRQDTPLADVAVTLAHLAAGTTRIKLGVGVMVLPLRNVFHVARSWATLQELSGGRAVLGVGAGWMREEFDVLGLDFAVRGELLDEQLEVLDLLWSGRPASYAGRHHRFAEVYPSGSPSSPIPVVVGGHGPAALRRAARSSGWLGPAVPLEESVRLVSRLTELRTAAGLGDRPFRSYVRLVGEVSPATVRRYADAGFEDLVASPFGGAGRDLPLPERLRALEELAAEVEITPPPSRDPT, encoded by the coding sequence ATGACGACCGTGTCGCTGCAGATGTTCGGCCTGCCGCTCGCCGACTACCTGCCCGTGGCGCAGCTCGCGGACTCCCTCGGCTTCGAGACGCTGTGGCTCTCCGACCACGTGGTGACCCCCGCGGACTACGCGAAGCTCTACCCCTACTCCGGTGACGGGGACCCGGGCTACCGGCAGGACACCCCGCTGGCCGACGTCGCCGTCACCCTCGCGCACCTCGCCGCGGGGACGACGCGGATCAAGCTCGGGGTCGGGGTGATGGTCCTGCCCCTGCGCAACGTCTTCCACGTCGCCCGCTCCTGGGCCACCCTGCAGGAGCTCTCCGGTGGCCGCGCGGTGCTCGGCGTGGGTGCCGGCTGGATGCGCGAGGAGTTCGACGTCCTCGGTCTCGACTTCGCCGTGCGCGGCGAGCTCCTGGACGAGCAGCTCGAGGTGCTCGACCTGCTGTGGAGCGGCCGTCCCGCCTCCTACGCGGGGCGTCACCACCGCTTCGCCGAGGTGTACCCCTCGGGCTCGCCGAGCAGCCCGATCCCGGTCGTGGTCGGCGGGCACGGCCCGGCGGCCCTCCGCCGGGCGGCGCGCAGCTCCGGCTGGCTGGGGCCCGCCGTCCCCCTCGAGGAGTCGGTGCGCCTCGTCAGCCGGCTGACCGAGCTCCGCACGGCAGCAGGTCTCGGCGACCGGCCGTTCCGGTCGTACGTCCGGCTCGTCGGTGAGGTCTCCCCGGCCACCGTGCGCCGCTACGCCGACGCGGGCTTCGAGGACCTGGTCGCCTCGCCGTTCGGCGGCGCCGGACGGGACCTCCCGCTGCCCGAACGCCTGCGGGCGCTGGAGGAGCTCGCGGCCGAGGTGGAGATCACGCCACCCCCCAGCCGCGACCCGACGTGA
- a CDS encoding NAD-binding protein produces the protein MERSAAVIGLGNLGHAWASRVLGTRPLLLVEPDASRRADFADAGDTVAMATLPAAGAADSSHWAQVERVHVLVRTTDQAMTVLAQLEQLVGSGTPVHLHTTLSAAGASALADRATALRVLEQPVTGGAAGIHDGRFAVLTAGPATDEDHAWLADLGARVIPFAAYGDPTAAKLVNNVLAACTTGATAALLLLARELGIDLTQMREVLRHGSGGSWMAEALPDLQDDQVQLLVKDVGLLAELAGRVPSVDPADGAALLRDVSAARAAMLATPGTRP, from the coding sequence ATCGGTCTGGGGAACCTCGGGCACGCGTGGGCGAGCCGGGTCCTGGGCACGCGCCCCCTGCTGCTCGTCGAGCCCGACGCCTCCCGACGGGCCGACTTCGCCGACGCGGGGGACACCGTCGCGATGGCCACCCTCCCTGCCGCTGGGGCTGCCGACAGCAGCCACTGGGCCCAGGTCGAGCGGGTGCACGTCCTGGTCCGCACCACCGACCAGGCGATGACGGTCCTGGCCCAGCTCGAGCAGCTCGTCGGCAGCGGGACCCCGGTCCACCTGCACACGACGCTGTCCGCGGCCGGTGCCTCCGCCCTCGCCGACCGGGCGACCGCGCTGCGGGTGCTGGAGCAGCCGGTCACCGGGGGAGCCGCAGGCATCCACGACGGCCGGTTCGCGGTGCTGACCGCCGGGCCCGCCACCGACGAGGACCACGCCTGGCTCGCCGACCTGGGTGCCAGGGTGATCCCCTTCGCGGCGTACGGCGACCCGACCGCCGCCAAGCTGGTCAACAACGTGCTGGCCGCCTGCACCACCGGGGCCACCGCCGCCCTGCTGCTGCTCGCGCGCGAGCTGGGCATCGACCTGACGCAGATGCGCGAGGTGCTGCGTCACGGCTCCGGCGGCAGCTGGATGGCCGAGGCGCTCCCCGATCTCCAGGACGACCAGGTGCAGCTGCTCGTGAAGGACGTGGGCCTGCTCGCCGAGCTGGCGGGCCGCGTCCCGTCGGTGGACCCGGCCGACGGTGCCGCCCTCCTGCGCGACGTCTCCGCGGCCCGCGCCGCGATGCTGGCGACCCCCGGGACGCGTCCATGA